The following coding sequences are from one Sphingobium sp. Cam5-1 window:
- a CDS encoding Crp/Fnr family transcriptional regulator → MHAIFADSSSPSFSTARLAEFRSPSPAELEIFSSLAGPVQQVARNRTIRREGDTPQSIYMLLEGWAISSMTLADGGRQILKVHLPGDILGTPSMALDRAAETLTALTPVKLRSISLSAFGSLFTRAPHMAALMFLSVQQERVMLMDRLCSIGRTSAESRLADFLVHLHGRLNVVHPGTGPRFEHPLTQEQIGDVIGLTAVHVNRVFRTLEDKGLILRDGHMIELLNVPGLRKLSGVPTRTLAQDLSWLPKPLP, encoded by the coding sequence GTGCACGCAATTTTCGCTGATTCTTCTTCGCCATCTTTTTCGACAGCCCGACTGGCTGAATTTCGATCGCCCAGCCCGGCGGAACTCGAAATCTTCTCCAGCCTCGCAGGCCCGGTTCAGCAGGTCGCGCGCAACCGGACGATACGGCGGGAGGGGGATACACCCCAATCAATCTATATGCTGCTGGAAGGCTGGGCGATCAGCAGCATGACGCTGGCCGATGGCGGGCGGCAGATATTGAAGGTGCATCTGCCCGGCGATATTCTCGGCACGCCCAGCATGGCGCTCGACCGGGCGGCGGAGACTTTGACGGCGCTCACGCCCGTTAAGCTGCGGTCGATCAGCCTGTCGGCATTTGGCAGCCTTTTCACCCGCGCGCCGCACATGGCGGCCCTCATGTTCCTCAGCGTACAGCAGGAACGCGTCATGCTGATGGACAGGCTCTGCTCGATCGGCCGTACTTCGGCCGAAAGCCGCCTCGCCGATTTTCTGGTTCACCTGCATGGCCGCCTGAATGTGGTTCATCCGGGCACCGGGCCGCGTTTCGAACATCCGCTGACGCAGGAACAGATTGGCGACGTCATCGGCCTTACCGCCGTCCATGTGAACCGCGTCTTCCGCACGCTGGAGGACAAGGGACTCATTCTGCGGGACGGTCATATGATCGAACTGCTCAACGTCCCGGGCTTGCGCAAACTCAGCGGCGTACCGACCCGAACACTCGCGCAGGATTTGAGTTGGCTGCCAAAGCCACTACCCTGA
- a CDS encoding aminopeptidase P family protein: protein MSTHEDRLKALREQLMRERLDGFVVPLTDEHMSEYVGEYAQRLAWLTGFQGSAGSAVVLQQEAAIFVDGRYTLQVREQVDAAHWQFESVPQTSVAGWLGVHAPEGGRIGYDPWLHTRAWVKAASEALAERGAELVAVEANPVDAVWPDRPAPSDARLVVHEDRYAGQSAAEKRQAMADWLTAKKADAVVLSALDSIAWTFNIRGKDVSRTPVALAYAIVHADATADLYVAPEKMDEAVVQHLGNAVRVHPRADFAGALAGFAGKTVAADPERAVSAIFEALGAGGATILPLRDPAVLPKAIKNPVEIAGHKAAQARDGAALSRFLHWIAVETPKGGVDELAAAARLEAFRKETGLLEDLSFDTISGAGPNGAVVHYRVEEKTNRPIEPGSFYLVDSGGQYRDGTTDVTRTIAIGTPTEEMKRRFTLVLKGHIALSRALFPTGTRGSQLDVLARQFLWAEGLDYAHGTGHGVGSFLSVHEGPQRIATAGGGDEPLQPGMILSNEPGYYKTGEYGIRIENLVLVEGRDVPGAEREMLGFETLTFAPIDRNAIAVELLTADERAWIDAYHAKVVEIVGPQLEGGVLEWLKQACAPL, encoded by the coding sequence ATGTCGACCCATGAAGACCGTCTGAAAGCGCTGCGCGAACAGCTGATGCGCGAGCGGCTGGACGGTTTTGTCGTGCCGCTGACCGACGAGCATATGAGCGAATATGTCGGCGAATATGCGCAGCGCCTTGCCTGGCTAACGGGCTTTCAAGGGTCGGCGGGAAGCGCGGTGGTGCTTCAGCAAGAAGCGGCGATCTTTGTCGATGGGCGCTACACGCTGCAAGTGCGCGAGCAGGTCGATGCCGCGCATTGGCAATTTGAGAGCGTGCCGCAGACGTCCGTCGCAGGATGGCTTGGCGTTCATGCTCCCGAGGGCGGGCGGATCGGTTATGATCCTTGGCTGCACACCCGCGCATGGGTGAAGGCGGCGAGCGAAGCGCTGGCGGAACGCGGGGCGGAGCTGGTGGCGGTGGAGGCCAACCCGGTCGACGCGGTCTGGCCCGATCGCCCAGCGCCCAGCGATGCGCGGCTGGTGGTCCATGAGGATCGCTATGCCGGGCAGAGCGCTGCTGAGAAGCGGCAGGCAATGGCCGACTGGTTGACGGCGAAGAAGGCGGACGCGGTGGTGCTGTCGGCACTGGATTCCATCGCCTGGACCTTCAACATCCGCGGCAAGGATGTGTCGCGCACCCCTGTCGCGCTGGCCTATGCTATCGTGCATGCCGATGCGACGGCGGACCTCTATGTCGCGCCCGAGAAGATGGACGAGGCGGTCGTGCAGCATCTGGGCAACGCAGTGCGAGTGCATCCGCGCGCGGACTTTGCCGGGGCGCTGGCAGGGTTTGCAGGCAAGACGGTGGCAGCGGACCCGGAGCGCGCCGTCTCGGCGATTTTCGAAGCGCTGGGCGCGGGCGGGGCGACGATATTACCGCTCCGCGATCCGGCCGTGCTGCCCAAGGCGATCAAGAACCCGGTGGAGATTGCCGGGCATAAGGCAGCGCAGGCACGCGACGGTGCTGCCCTGTCGCGTTTCCTGCACTGGATTGCCGTCGAAACGCCCAAGGGCGGGGTAGATGAACTTGCCGCCGCCGCCCGGCTGGAGGCTTTCCGCAAGGAGACCGGGCTGCTGGAGGACCTGTCCTTCGACACGATCAGTGGCGCTGGGCCTAATGGGGCGGTGGTGCATTACCGGGTCGAGGAGAAAACGAACCGGCCGATCGAGCCGGGATCTTTCTATCTGGTCGATTCGGGCGGCCAGTATCGCGACGGCACGACCGATGTGACGCGGACGATCGCGATCGGCACGCCGACGGAAGAGATGAAGCGGCGCTTCACGCTGGTGCTGAAGGGGCATATCGCGCTTAGCCGCGCGCTGTTTCCAACAGGAACGCGCGGTAGCCAGCTGGATGTTCTGGCGCGCCAGTTTCTTTGGGCGGAAGGGCTCGATTATGCCCATGGCACGGGACATGGCGTCGGTAGCTTCCTATCGGTGCATGAAGGGCCGCAGCGCATCGCGACGGCGGGAGGTGGCGACGAACCACTGCAACCGGGCATGATCCTTTCCAACGAACCAGGCTATTACAAAACGGGCGAATATGGGATTCGCATCGAAAATCTGGTGCTGGTCGAAGGGCGCGATGTGCCCGGGGCCGAGCGGGAGATGCTTGGCTTTGAAACGCTGACCTTCGCGCCGATCGATCGCAATGCCATCGCGGTGGAATTGCTGACGGCGGACGAGCGTGCCTGGATTGATGCCTACCATGCCAAGGTGGTGGAGATTGTCGGGCCGCAGCTGGAAGGTGGCGTGCTGGAATGGTTGAAGCAGGCCTGCGCGCCCTTGTGA
- a CDS encoding TonB-dependent receptor plug domain-containing protein produces the protein MKAAYLCLLPALLPSAALAQPAASDKAEARIVITGAGLPLPPGTPAYGSVEIERQRLLNSASGRIESILTDVAGFQQFRRSDSRSANPSAQGASLRALGGNASSRTLVLLDGVPMADPFFGYIPFSALVPDRLSGVRVTRGGGVGAFGSGAVAGTIELASATREQLPMMSASALYGSRDATELSASLTPDLGGGFVSLSGRWDRGDGFQTTPSDQRVSATVPAAYDSWSANLRAVVPVSANEELQFRTTLFHDDRTLRFRGADSVSEGQDASIRYVSRGRWQVDALAYVQARNFSNIVISSNPPFRKTLNQRNTPSTGLGGKVELRPPVGPDHLLRIGVDSRFASGDMFEDAYSAITGLVTARRHAGGRQLTTGMFAEDDWTLGRLVLTGGVRADRWTINNGFFRAAGVGATDREFENRSDWQMSGRAGLLWHAGEGIALRGAAYTGFRLPTLNELYRPFFVGSVRTQANDALTPEKLKGIEAGVDISPVKGMTLSATAFYNRLDDAIANVTKDTNLRKRENVDAIVAKGVELTAVGQIGPIFLSASYAYSHSVVHAPGSLFDGLSPAQTPRHAASTTLAWQPQRGPSLSATLRYVSAQYEDDLHVDRLPGAVTADAVARLPIGHGVQLILRGENLFDEDVVTRRVTTPAGVSEDIGAPRTLWIGLTLNR, from the coding sequence ATGAAAGCTGCGTACCTTTGCCTGTTGCCTGCATTGCTGCCCTCTGCCGCGCTCGCCCAACCGGCGGCGTCTGACAAAGCGGAGGCGCGCATCGTCATCACGGGAGCGGGCTTGCCCCTGCCGCCTGGCACGCCTGCCTATGGGTCGGTGGAGATCGAACGGCAACGCCTGCTAAACAGTGCGTCAGGCAGGATCGAAAGCATTCTGACCGATGTGGCCGGGTTCCAGCAGTTTCGCCGATCCGACAGCCGGTCGGCAAACCCCTCGGCCCAAGGGGCGAGCTTGCGCGCATTGGGCGGCAATGCGTCCAGCCGTACCCTGGTGCTCTTGGACGGCGTGCCGATGGCCGACCCGTTTTTCGGCTACATCCCTTTCAGCGCGCTGGTGCCGGATCGGCTTTCCGGCGTCCGGGTGACGCGGGGCGGCGGCGTCGGCGCTTTCGGATCGGGCGCGGTCGCAGGGACCATCGAACTGGCAAGCGCCACGCGCGAACAATTGCCCATGATGTCCGCCAGCGCCCTTTATGGCAGTCGCGATGCAACCGAACTGTCCGCCAGCCTCACGCCTGATCTTGGCGGCGGCTTCGTCTCCCTTTCCGGCCGTTGGGACAGGGGAGATGGTTTCCAAACCACGCCATCGGACCAGCGCGTTTCAGCGACGGTTCCTGCCGCCTATGATAGTTGGTCGGCCAATCTGCGCGCCGTGGTTCCGGTTTCCGCCAATGAGGAGTTGCAATTCCGCACGACATTGTTCCACGACGATCGGACGCTTCGCTTTCGTGGCGCGGACAGTGTGAGCGAAGGACAGGATGCAAGCATCCGCTATGTGTCGCGCGGCCGGTGGCAGGTCGACGCCCTTGCCTATGTTCAGGCGCGCAACTTTTCGAACATCGTGATTTCCTCCAATCCGCCTTTCCGCAAGACGCTGAATCAGCGGAACACGCCTTCCACCGGCCTTGGTGGCAAAGTCGAACTGCGGCCGCCGGTTGGCCCGGACCATCTGCTGCGCATCGGTGTGGACAGCCGTTTTGCCAGCGGCGACATGTTTGAGGATGCCTACAGCGCCATCACCGGATTGGTCACCGCGCGCCGCCATGCGGGGGGGCGACAACTCACCACGGGCATGTTCGCTGAAGACGACTGGACGCTGGGTCGCCTTGTCCTGACCGGAGGGGTGCGAGCCGACCGCTGGACGATCAATAACGGCTTCTTCCGCGCGGCGGGTGTTGGCGCGACCGACCGGGAATTTGAGAACCGCTCCGACTGGCAGATGTCGGGCCGGGCCGGGCTACTATGGCATGCCGGTGAGGGCATTGCCCTGCGCGGCGCGGCCTATACCGGCTTCCGCCTGCCGACGCTGAATGAGCTTTACCGGCCTTTCTTCGTCGGGTCGGTCAGGACGCAGGCCAATGACGCTCTGACGCCGGAGAAGCTGAAGGGGATCGAGGCTGGGGTCGACATCAGCCCCGTCAAAGGCATGACCTTGTCGGCAACCGCCTTCTATAACCGGCTGGACGACGCCATCGCCAACGTCACGAAAGACACCAATCTGCGCAAGCGGGAAAATGTCGATGCCATCGTCGCCAAGGGGGTGGAACTGACCGCTGTCGGCCAGATAGGCCCGATCTTCCTGTCCGCCTCCTATGCTTATAGCCATAGCGTCGTTCATGCGCCAGGCAGCCTGTTCGACGGCCTTTCCCCCGCCCAGACGCCTCGCCACGCCGCCAGCACGACATTGGCCTGGCAGCCGCAGCGCGGACCCAGCCTGTCCGCCACCCTGCGTTATGTCTCCGCTCAATATGAAGACGATCTTCATGTCGATCGCCTGCCGGGCGCCGTGACGGCCGACGCCGTCGCCCGCTTGCCGATCGGGCATGGCGTCCAATTGATCCTGCGCGGCGAAAATCTGTTCGATGAAGATGTCGTAACCCGCCGCGTGACGACCCCCGCAGGAGTGTCGGAGGATATTGGCGCGCCGCGCACATTATGGATCGGATTGACGCTGAACCGTTGA
- a CDS encoding acyl-CoA thioesterase translates to MSSTYTTRITAGPEHIDMLGHVNNAVWVQWMEQVATEHWTCDAAPEHLHAYLWVVTRHEIDYRGNVREGEIVTARTWIAEPPRGARFDRHMEFIGPDGKVKVSAKSTWAIIDRTSGRILRVPSEVATPFLPD, encoded by the coding sequence ATGTCCTCCACCTACACCACCCGGATCACCGCAGGCCCCGAGCATATCGACATGCTCGGCCATGTGAACAACGCCGTCTGGGTGCAGTGGATGGAGCAGGTCGCGACCGAACATTGGACCTGCGATGCCGCGCCGGAACATCTCCACGCCTATCTCTGGGTCGTGACGCGGCACGAGATCGACTATCGCGGCAATGTGCGGGAGGGGGAGATAGTCACCGCCCGCACCTGGATAGCGGAACCGCCGCGTGGCGCGCGGTTCGACCGGCACATGGAGTTCATCGGCCCGGACGGCAAGGTCAAGGTCAGCGCCAAATCCACCTGGGCGATCATCGACCGGACAAGCGGCCGCATCCTGCGCGTGCCGAGCGAAGTAGCAACCCCTTTTCTGCCAGACTGA
- a CDS encoding GGDEF domain-containing protein — translation MLKNGTNEPLSKAVNDATDGGIRMSQQQADDIFVRCLGSFGGQGGAHNADALRNQTRHQLLRLAEVANSAAERTGDFNRDLNIGYEKLADKDVAGVGLVISDMIERSLRAEQDLAAAAREVEVLRQELDTARHDANLDALTGLFNRRALETAMDRLKGGKLSFVVAICDVDHFKRVNDQYGHSVGDRVLKMVATSLVESCGGQLVGRWGGEEFLVIVQGLAPEQAVELLDTARRDLGQRAFRLRDTDEPMGAITFSAGVALVSEGAEWSDALNDADAALYRAKAQGRNLILMA, via the coding sequence GTGCTGAAAAACGGCACGAACGAGCCGCTGTCGAAAGCCGTCAACGATGCCACGGACGGCGGCATCAGGATGAGCCAGCAGCAGGCGGACGACATCTTCGTGCGCTGTCTCGGCAGCTTTGGCGGTCAGGGTGGAGCCCATAACGCCGACGCACTGAGAAACCAGACCCGGCATCAGCTCCTGCGGTTGGCCGAAGTCGCGAACAGCGCGGCGGAACGAACCGGGGATTTCAACCGGGACCTCAACATCGGTTATGAAAAGCTGGCGGACAAGGACGTCGCTGGCGTGGGCCTTGTCATTTCCGACATGATCGAACGCTCCTTGCGGGCCGAGCAGGACCTTGCCGCAGCGGCGAGGGAGGTGGAAGTCCTGAGGCAGGAACTCGACACCGCGCGCCATGATGCGAACCTTGATGCGTTGACCGGCCTGTTTAACCGACGGGCGCTGGAGACGGCGATGGACCGGCTGAAAGGCGGAAAGCTCTCCTTTGTCGTCGCGATCTGCGACGTCGATCATTTCAAGCGCGTCAACGACCAATATGGCCATTCGGTCGGCGACCGGGTGCTGAAGATGGTCGCAACTTCCCTGGTCGAAAGCTGCGGCGGGCAACTAGTGGGCCGCTGGGGCGGCGAGGAATTCCTGGTGATCGTGCAGGGATTGGCGCCAGAACAGGCCGTGGAATTGCTGGATACAGCTCGGCGCGACCTAGGCCAACGGGCCTTCAGGCTGCGCGACACGGATGAGCCGATGGGGGCCATCACCTTTTCGGCGGGCGTTGCTCTGGTCAGCGAGGGTGCGGAATGGTCAGATGCGCTCAATGACGCCGATGCGGCGCTATACCGGGCCAAGGCGCAGGGACGGAACCTGATCCTGATGGCATGA